One region of Triticum aestivum cultivar Chinese Spring chromosome 6B, IWGSC CS RefSeq v2.1, whole genome shotgun sequence genomic DNA includes:
- the LOC123135182 gene encoding uncharacterized protein, which translates to MTASTERTTSGARRQGTMMNFTEDAPVKKGSVLLTRMESITAYKNQRGQPKSATPEQSDIPVSANDMCSLAEWPSHARRNCARLQDEAGGQKKKGRGVLKGFKASKKHFANGSAKLNITFSEKLGGTVGMNYRSFKDDVVVIMKRKLPLIGVRTWSDIHPTIHRLIVADIIDRWDLEDTPETEEKVLKIAKERYRGWRSTLSSTYKAYKTDAARFANLPEDLQPEEWEWMIDYFGTDSKFQEHSQKNADNRKKQKTKHIIGSKSYSQVSFEKRNLQTGEEPDCIALWELTHINNGTWSNTDSQKVYVSTLTFGYSIVSQ; encoded by the exons ATGACGGCGTCAACAGAGCGAACCACGTCAGGTGCACGGCGTCAG GGCACAATGATGAATTTTACGGAGGATGCTCCTG TAAAGAAAGGCTCTGTTCTCTTAACAAGGATGGAAAGTATAACGGCATACAAAAACCAACGTGGTCAACCCAAATCTG CAACTCCAGAACAATCTGACATTCCAGTGTCTGCTAATGACATGTGTTCCCTTGCTGAATGGCCATCCCATGCTCGCCGCAACTGTGCGCGACTACAGGATG AAGCTGGTGGACAGAAGAAGAAAGGGCGAGGTGTTCTAAAAGGTTTTAAAGCATCTAAGAAGCATTTTGCCAATGGATCTGCAAAGCTAAATATTACATTCTCTGAAAAATTGGGTGGTACAGTAGGAATGAACTATCGTTCGTTCAAGGATGACGTGGTAGTCATAATGAAAAGAAAGTTACCACTCATTGGAGTGAGGACATGGTCGGACATTCACCCTACCATTCATCGACTCATTGTTGCAGATATAATA GACAGATGGGACCTGGAAGATACACCAGAAACAGAAGAAAAAGTTCTCAAAATTGCGAAAGAGAGATATAGAGGCTGGCGATCAACTCTAAGCTCCACTTacaaggcatacaaaacagatgcaGCTAGATTTGCTAATCTGCCTGAAGATTTACAACCAGAAGAGTGGGAATGGATGATTGATTACTTTGGCACTGATTCAAAATTTCAG GAACACAGCCAAAAGAACGCTGATAACCGTAAGAAACAGAAGACAAAACATATAATCGGATCAAAATCTTACTCGCAAGTTAGTTTTGAGAAG AGAAACTTACAAACTGGAGAAGAGCCAGATTGTATTGCTCTATGGGAACTCACCCACATAAACAATGGAACATGGTCTAACACAGATTCCCAGAAAGTTTACGTGAGTACACTGACTTTTGGTTATTCTATAGTTAGTCAATGA